One Tripterygium wilfordii isolate XIE 37 chromosome 10, ASM1340144v1, whole genome shotgun sequence DNA segment encodes these proteins:
- the LOC120008039 gene encoding putative cyclin-D6-1, whose product MELDLENPVTSVNDKDSNTVLSLFLIESDHIPTHHYLKMLKARDSDVSVRREAISSIEKISCNFDPLLSYLAINYFDRFLSNQRIPQPKPWAIKLLSIACVSLAAKMRKTELSFTDIQGVGGFIFDPQTMQRMEFLVLGALKWRMRSITPFAFISYFISLFKLEDPPLMQALKARSINIIFKAQHDIKFLEFKPSVISASALLSTSHEMCPLQYPCFRNAILACSYVNKESMQQCYNTMQEIAIDGYDSLFDAVSSSDTPVNVLDRHFSSAVSEKTNGTTTITANGSSSVRTERDIKRRKITGHYNNNNQTVQISQVQHC is encoded by the exons ATGGAGTTGGATCTTGAGAACCCAGTAACCAGTGTCAACGATAAAGATTCAAACACAGTTCTTTCGCTCTTCCTGATAGAATCTGACCATATACCCACTCATCACTACTTAAAGATGCTTAAAGCCAGAGACTCTGATGTTTCTGTTCGACGAGAGGCCATATCTTCAATAGAGAAG ATTTCCTGCAACTTTGATCCGCTGTTATCATATCTGGCTATTAATTACTTCGATCGGTTCCTATCAAACCAGAGAATTCCG CAACCGAAGCCATGGGCCATTAAGCTTCTTTCAATCGCCTGTGTTTCTCTTGCTGCGAAGATGAGGAAAACAGAGCTCTCCTTCACTGACATCCAG GGTGTTGGAGGTTTCATATTTGATCCGCAAACAATGCAAAGAATGGAGTTCCTGGTCCTTGGAGCTCTTAAATGGCGGATGCGCTCAATCACTCCCTTCGCTTTCATTTCTTACTTCATTTCTTTATTCAAACTGGAAGACCCACCATTGATGCAAGCTCTTAAAGCTCGATCCATCAACATCATCTTCAAAGCTCAACACG ATATCAAGTTTTTAGAGTTCAAGCCCTCTGTAATTTCTGCATCCGCACTTCTCTCTACTTCTCATGAGATGTGTCCCTTGCAATATCCATGCTTTAGAAACGCAATTCTTGCCTGTTCATATGTAAATAAG GAAAGCATGCAACAATGCTACAATACGATGCAGGAAATCGCCATTGATGGATATGATTCATTGTTTGATGCGGTGTCAAGCTCAGACACGCCAGTCAATGTGCTTGACCGGCATTTTTCTAGCGCAGTAAGTGAAAAGACCAATGGCACCACAACCATCACCGCCAATGGTAGTTCTTCAGTAAGGACAGAGAGAGATATTAAGAGGAGGAAAATCACTGGTcattacaacaacaacaatcagaCGGTCCAGATTTCGCAGGTCCAACATTGCTGA